In Gossypium hirsutum isolate 1008001.06 chromosome A10, Gossypium_hirsutum_v2.1, whole genome shotgun sequence, the DNA window GTGGCAGTATCATTAAATGAAGTAGAAGAAATATGATCACTtgcatcaaattttttttttctttgaaaatgtgGAATCACCTTGGTTTATAGTTGGTTGCTGTTGTGTGCCCGAAagatccatgtcatccaaagaaacATCAGCTTCGCATCCATGGAAATAATTTCTTTCTTCATGAGTATTTGTAGTAGCTACATCATTAGCAtctatttcttcaataatatcagcggctatttgagcatctttcccagtgGCTCGATCTTTTGCGTAGATGGCAGTAGGTTGATCATAATAAGGGAAACTACGATGTTTGAATTGATCGGCTTCTTTATGACTCTGTAAAAATGAGGAATTCATATTAGAtataattttggtcaaaataagataataaagacttgaaataattctaACATTTATATATGAGTTCCACGTCGCATCTTCAGCAATAAGAAGCTGCCTATGCTCATCCTAACCAAAACCATTATTGTTTTTTTCCATTGAGCATGTCATAAACGATTGACCAATCCCTTTTCAATgtcctaatcctcgattcaagattaggtttagccttcaacTTGGCATTgggtaaaactttttctaacattttttccaaCTTAATTACATAACCGACTTTAAATCCAGTATCAGCATTAAAGGTTCCAAAACATTGTGCAAGTCGACCATACAGGCAACCAACgcagcatcttcttctggaacctaTTTCCTTTTGGTTCGTCgagaattttgggaagaaacacTTGCTTGTGAAAAACCTGACATAACTATCTTGAGAGAAAAATTTAAACATAGGTTCAATATTATGAATCAAAAAGTTAAcagtttataaaattataacacatgatgaatcaatagaaaataaattataattcaacaagtctaGTATAATACAAAAAACAATTCCAACACCatcaaagtttcataaactagatacatgaaataacataaacaaattaatgtTTACTACTtttaccctaaacctaactaatttctagatgcttgccattcatcgaacatttggttggctagttccatcctccaaatAGCCcatgcatccgatggatgaatatttacgatattcagttcatcgtcatctatcacattactaggtaattCTTCTTCCAGCtccgcttcaataggatcaagattcatataggttcgaataaaattatgaagcaaacaacatgcaataatgattctattgtgcaccctcacaggatagaatgatggactcctaagtgttccccatctaagttttaataccCAAAGCATTTTTCAATAACATTACGCGCTgaagcatgtttcatattgaaaaattcttcCGGAGTACTTGGCTagtaaccctgacgccactcattcaaatgatatctttgtcctctaaaaagtgcaagaaatccctcacaatttgtgtatccaacatcaactagataataacaacctataaaaaaaactatttgtcATGGTTAATTTCCTAAAAAAATATGATCTTAAAGATTTATTCAAAGTCCTCTAATTTTGCattttaccatgaggaacttttaatccatgtctcctactaatggcatctcgaaaaACCAGTCCATCAGCaacagaaccttcccaaccaggaagaacataaacaaaatacATATCAGAtgtacaaacacctaacatatttgttgctatgtcaccttttcgtgttcgatatctaggtttatcaactgttggaaccctagtCTTGATGTGGATTCTATCtaaagcacctaagcaattctacatCATATGTATAAAACCTCAAGTTAGGATCCTATATTTAAATCTAAGTCAACTAAATTATGTACGAGCTATATATAGAACTCActccaataccttaaaccatttccacatTGGGTCTGTAGAATTAGCTGTAATTAGCTCTGCCTTTTTAAATAGCACATCTTGTAaacgtatgacagcatttaaaataTTGTGAAATGATATGCTAACGGTTTCCCCAgacctattaaagtgatgcttgacAACTCGATTTTTAAGATGatgagaaatgatatgtaaaaacattgccacttgctcatcaataagcatgttccttgacgacttcaatccccctaaagtttgtaacatctcacataattttaaaaaagtagttctattcatcctaacttgttcaatacaggtctcgtcactagcatatacaagtcttTTTACATAATCtcattttgcataaaaatctaaaatatataatctaatccttggtctataagtatgcaGGCTATGAATAGCACCCAATGAAAGTAAGAACCAACTCGCAACTGTACATAAttgcaaccatattgtcaatgcaagaccaattcttttacgcctcacactttgtactattaaaggcagacgagccattattgcaagatattaaagtgttacataTCTTCAAATCATAGTGAAAGAGTCACATTTCTTCAATACTAATTTCAATAgcaataaaacaaaatcaaagaaatgATATGTAAAGAACTTACAGTGGTTCAGTGAATACAAGAAGCTCAACTGTGGGTGGAAGAAGTAATCAAGCAAGCCAAAGAAAAAGAGGAAGTAATAACACACtgtcaaagaaaaataaacaataaatatttatcaaatctcATTCCACAAAATCAACTctttatttagaaaataataatatccTGCACATTAAAagagaaattaataattaatatctaATCTTGAAATACACTAATGGAATTAAAAAGCATGATCAGCCTTACAGATATATTACTCAACTACGtacttaatttattataattcaaaatatCCGACGCAAATACACGTACGAATTGGGTAGGAAATTAAACAttgtataaaagaaaatttaattttatcaaatattattttatccgAATAACTTTTTTGGTGTTTGTTATTATAAATGCGATAAATTCATAAATATTGTATAAgtacaaatatatatttgaataatgaTTGTTATAAAACAGAATGAATGAAAAACTAGAAAAAAgccaaacaaaaatcaaattaaaacatatatattatgaCTAAACATTCACCTATCACATTTGTGCATAACGAGATTAAAAAATGAGAGTTTAAAGAcctaaaatttctattttaactAACAATGCCAAAGCTTTACTAGCACCACATAAAATCTTACATGCACTTTTGAGTGCTTACATTATTAAAACTTTATAAGCGAGTTCAAGATGATGCCATTTGCTTTTAGGATGTAGTTGGATAATGATTAAATAGTGAAAaaagatattttatatatatatattatcttagACATGTTTGTAGAGTTTTTTTTACTCCACCAGTTTAAAATAATTACTCTTAAATGTTTTATGCTTAATAAATGATactgaataaaaaataaaataaaattatattagttAATTGATTGGATtgaaaattgatgatttattgaATTCAAAGAATATATTGTcaactaataaaataatagatagtttattaaaaataaaaacatatatccCATATAATTCTATTTTTGTAGTTAATAAGATTTTAGTTTACATCAAAGATTatactttaaaactaaatacatatttttgctgattattaattctatttgatatctgtttaaaaagaaaaactaacaGCAGTATGCCAACAACTAACCGCAGCATCAACACCAATCCTCTTCACTATTCTAGTGCGGATTAGAGGTTAGATAATTTGCACATATCATCAACTCTTATTTGCATGAACTTAATTTCCTAccagaaagggaaaaaaaactaaTAGCAAGCTAGAAAAACACCCTTAAAAATATAAGCACAAAaggtgaatttttttataaaagtagcAGCATTTGAGATTCCATTAGAAAAACCTAACAAGCAAATCACCaaaatggagaagaaaagaaCATAACACTTATGCACCAGACAGTAGAAGTAAAACTATTTAAAGGAGTAGCATGTAGCTTTGACCATTTCAATTCCCAAATATCAGTTAGCATTACATTGCACTAGTATTATTAGTTTATGCGGGCAAATATCAGAAGCATGAATTATTTACATACTTTTGGCaccaaatccaaaaaaaaagtttgataCTCATTACCAGGCGACATTAGTCAatcaagaaacaaaaaaaaaaaaaaaacagtatttCAAAGAAAATTCTATTAAGGGGTTGATCAATAAATTTTCGTGGGCAAATAGAAGCATGACTCACTAATCCTTAACTAATTAGACAATACGCGAAGGCTTTCCTATATCAAGTACTTCTTGGTCTGTACCGTGTTTGCATTCTGAACTTGCttttaattagttaaagttatatCGCAAAGAGGATACAATACAATTTATTTATTCTGAAGGTCCAGAAGTGGGGTTACAAAAGTAGAGCATAGGCATATACCTAGAGATCTTCAAATACAAGGACCAATACTCGCCTAAAACAAAATAACACCAAACTTGACAAACACCTCATTGGACAACACCGATACTCGCCTAGCCACTTTATTCGTATATACATATATCTGCACATATTTTGTTCTCATATCGATAAGATTTATGTTAAAAGGTGGCAACAAACAGCATATGCAAGTTACCCAGATGAAATAAAGCaacattcaaaagtaccaaatgtTATTCGGATGAAGTATTTTTGTGTAACAGGCGACCTGTATTTGATCTGACAACTTTTTGCTTGGATAAAGTTTAGCCAACCTAAGCAGCTTTAGACAATTAGTAGGTTACTATTGAGCTGTTTTTGTGCAAGTTACTTTTCAGAAAATTTATTGCTCTTTCAATGTAATAGTTTAATATATGTACATTTTTCTTTAAACAAAAAATGAAGAGAGAAGTCAATTTTAGTTTCTCCTTCAACATCTGTTTTGCTTctattttttcatcttttaacacaaattttttagttcttttgtttttgttttgtgatTAAAAAACTCAACTAATTGTATCAAGAGCCTAAGTCTTTGAGGGCCTTGGTTGTGTTTTGTTTGTGAGTGACTAGTGTTTGAAAGAAAAGAAGCAGgagctatttttgttggcttgtTTGATTGCTGCAAAGATGAGTttttcaccaccaccaccacctgttTTTGTTAGTGAAAACTACAACATTTGGGCTGTGAAAATGAAGACACATCTGCAGGCACATGACCTATGGAATGTTGTTCTAAATGACACAGAGCCACCTCCCTTGAGAGCTAATTTGACCATAGCTCAAATCAGGCAGCATAGTGAGGACACTGCCAAGAAGTACAAGGCCATGTCGTGCCTTCAGAGTGGAGTTTCAGATGTCATCTTCACAAGGATAATGGCTTGTGACACTCCAAAGCAGGCCTGGGACAAActcaaggaggagtttcaagggtcAGACAAGACCAGACAGCAACAACTGATCAACTTGAGAAGGGACTTTGAGAATCTGAGAATGAAGGACTCAGAAACCATCAAGCAGTATGCTGACAGGATTATGGCCACAGTCAACAACATAAGACTGCTTGGAGATGAGTTTAGTGACAAGAGGATAGTTGAAAAAGTCATTACAACTCTATCAGAGAAGTATGAGTCAAAAATCTCTTCTTTGGAAGACTCGAGAGACCTATCAACTATACCCTTGATAGAGCTGATCAATGCTCtttatgcacaagagcaaagaagagcaaatAGAATGGAGGAGCACTTTGAGGGAGCTTTTCAAGCCAGGAGCAGAGAGCTCAAGCTCAAGCTCAAGCTCAAGTtacaaaggcaagaagccttggctagaaaagaaagagaaatggaAGAAGGATGTTGCCAAGAAGAAGTTTCCACCTTGTGCTCATTGCAAGAAGACTGCTCACCTTGAAAAATACTGCTGGTACAGACCTGCCATTTAGTGTAGAAGCTGCAAGCAACTTGGCCACATTGAGAAAGTTTGCAACAACAAAGTAAGAGCACAACCACAGCACCAGAACCAAGCTCAAGCTGCTGAGGATGTTGAAGCACAAGAAGAACATGTCTTCACCGCCTCTTATTTTGCAAGCTCGAGCAAGATCAGCAAAAATTGGTTGATTGACAGTTGATGTACTCATCATATGGCTTCAGACAAAAGTATGTTCAGGGAGCTAGACACCAGTTTTGTGTCCAAAGTTAGAATCGGCAATGGTGAGCTTTTAGAGGCCAAAGGTAAGGGTAAGGCTGTAATTTGTACTCAATAAGGTAACAAGACTATTACTGAGGTTCTTTATGTACCTAACATTGACCAGAATTTGCATAATGCTGGTCAGTTGCTGGAGAAGGTTACTCCCTTATTTTTGAGGGAAAAACATGTATGATAAATGACTGTTTTGGTCAGGAGCTAGTGACAGTAGCTATGTATGATAGATCCTTCATTTTAAATGTGAATCAGCTACAAGCTAAGGCACATACTGCTCTACCTGATGAATCATGTTTGTGGCACAAGAGAATGGGGCATGTGAACTATAAGTCACTAAGTTTGCTGCACAAAATGAGCTTAGTTGAAGACATGTCAAGGATCAAGCTCAAGAATGATGTATGTGAGGTTTGTCAACTTGGCAAGCAGACCAGACTGCCTTTTCCTATCAACAAAGCTTGGAGAGCTCAAGAAAGGCTCCaactgtaatggcctaaattcaaggttatcggaatagtggtttcgtaactacaaatccgatttaaagagaaatttatttcaatatttttgcatgaacattgatatgataggaaaatcgtatgaaaatattgatagaaaaattttaccgatttagtagttagttagaaaaagaaattattgaagatattgggtaaaaacaagatatcgggacctctatattgtaaaaccgagtcgaaaataattttataaatatttatgaaatgttattagtgtggtattaaaatttcgttaggaaattttaaagtttggggtagtcaattaaatgaaaaggactaaattgtaataggtgtaaaagttgctagaatgattaaatagcttaagagtctaatgagaaaggatttaaaaggcaattagacccaaaacttatttgggctggacggcaagggtatgaaatcagcagaaaaattgataaattaagggtaaaattggaatattacaaaattaactaaataaagctaggactaaataggaaatatctagatttctcttcatttctcttcaattccagcagctaaaaacgccataggaggatTCTCTAaactggtatttcataatttttgcaccaagtgagttaatccttgcctttttcttgtaatttttgtgtttctaaggcttttacaactaggtcctactattaaattcattagtttttgatttcatggatgaaattgaaagtcaccatggttgagtgctgtaattttatgatgaaatagaatgaaattaaagctttaatttgtttatgatatgattttattaggtaatttcaatagaaattgatttttaggacctaattgtgaaaatgcttggaattaaagtctattgctgaaattctgattcctaaaggttgtaaactagtttaaggtgatagaataaaatattaattgagaaaaatcagttcaattgagaagctaattgagtagggatgaaattatcatttattaaaagcttaggggaaaaatggtaataaacagcgtgcacaaaaacagtttggacagcagcagtagactaactttgaaaaatctccataaattgtataaatcgaat includes these proteins:
- the LOC107895451 gene encoding uncharacterized protein, with product MSFSPPPPPVFVSENYNIWAVKMKTHLQAHDLWNVVLNDTEPPPLRANLTIAQIRQHSEDTAKKYKAMSCLQSGVSDVIFTRIMACDTPKQAWDKLKEEFQGSDKTRQQQLINLRRDFENLRMKDSETIKQYADRIMATVNNIRLLGDEFSDKRIVEKVITTLSEKYESKISSLEDSRDLSTIPLIELINALYAQEQRRANRMEEHFEGAFQARSRELKLKLKLKLQRQEALARKEREMEEGCCQEEVSTLSCKQLGHIEKVCNNKVRAQPQHQNQAQAAEDVEAQEEHVFTASYFASSSKISKNWLIDS